A region of Corvus cornix cornix isolate S_Up_H32 chromosome 3, ASM73873v5, whole genome shotgun sequence DNA encodes the following proteins:
- the GNG4 gene encoding guanine nucleotide-binding protein G(I)/G(S)/G(O) subunit gamma-4, whose protein sequence is MKELVSNSTTSISQARKAVEQLKMEAYMDRIKVSKAAADLLAYCDAHIGEDPLIIPVPASENPFREKKLFCTIL, encoded by the exons atgaaggaaCTAGTGTCAAACAGTACAACCAGTATTTCTCAagccaggaaagctgtggaGCAACTGAAAATGGAAGCATACATGGATAGAATAAAG GTATCCAAGGCTGCAGCAGATTTATTGGCATATTGTGATGCACACATTGGAGAAGATCCCCTTATTATTCCTGTACCTGCATCTGAAAATCCCTTTAGGGAGAAGAAACTCTTTTGTACTATTCTTTGA